A genomic segment from Polyangium mundeleinium encodes:
- a CDS encoding tetratricopeptide repeat protein — MPSEILPTAEGDLGRTPFAHLLVYVLDKQLTGALLLREASGVEHAIRLEAGAPVKVRPGDGHALLGQMLVEAGALDEATLKGALSMHGLLGDALLLAGCVERELLEQTAARQFTTRMTRLFSLGADTTYSYFDGCTDLVDDAAPASTMHPLAILWAGVRAHAAASSMMAETIERLHDVTIRIHPAAAIERFALSPDEREILDRIRENPLPLAQLFAAGFAPEETLAWMVYALVITRSLDLGLDTTPLCAEIQPAPPPAATRPVTLARIRLRAASHRMGSAAPDLAGDGERTRVQPRPRKRGRPSAFTLAARRVETPPPREAVSEPPPSAVVETDPTPPAVPKPAAAEPQINDTPSSESDKAPSVPMPPEGQPDAARPAHALYCLATSRIAERDLTGALAACQLAREVDPTQPDYAALAVWIRSLLGGADLRARVAELDALLEARDDHAQALFYRGYLRRRIGDEPGAVQDLRRVLDLDPSHQDAARELHRIAMGKPAKRPSGLYRS; from the coding sequence GCATGCGATCCGCCTCGAAGCGGGCGCGCCCGTGAAGGTCCGCCCCGGTGATGGGCATGCGCTCCTCGGGCAGATGCTCGTCGAGGCAGGCGCGCTCGACGAGGCCACGCTGAAAGGCGCGCTCTCGATGCACGGGCTGCTTGGGGACGCGCTCTTGCTCGCCGGCTGCGTCGAGCGCGAGCTGCTCGAGCAGACGGCGGCGCGTCAGTTCACGACGCGGATGACACGCCTTTTCAGCCTCGGCGCGGACACGACGTACAGCTACTTCGACGGCTGCACCGACCTCGTCGACGACGCGGCCCCGGCCTCGACGATGCACCCGCTCGCGATCCTCTGGGCCGGCGTGCGCGCGCATGCGGCGGCCTCGTCGATGATGGCCGAGACGATCGAGCGCCTGCACGACGTCACGATCCGCATCCATCCCGCGGCCGCGATCGAGCGGTTCGCGCTTTCGCCCGACGAGCGCGAGATCCTCGATCGGATCCGGGAAAACCCGCTCCCGCTCGCGCAGCTCTTCGCCGCTGGCTTCGCGCCGGAAGAGACGCTCGCCTGGATGGTCTACGCACTCGTCATCACACGTTCGCTCGACCTCGGCCTCGACACGACGCCGCTCTGCGCGGAGATCCAGCCCGCGCCGCCGCCGGCCGCGACGCGCCCCGTGACGCTCGCGCGGATCCGCCTGCGCGCAGCGTCGCACCGCATGGGCTCCGCGGCGCCGGATCTCGCGGGCGACGGCGAACGCACGCGCGTGCAGCCGCGTCCACGCAAGCGAGGTCGTCCGAGCGCGTTCACGCTCGCCGCGCGCCGCGTCGAGACGCCTCCGCCGAGGGAGGCCGTGAGCGAGCCGCCGCCGTCCGCGGTCGTCGAGACGGACCCCACGCCACCGGCTGTCCCCAAACCCGCGGCGGCAGAGCCGCAGATCAACGACACGCCCTCCTCGGAAAGCGACAAGGCGCCCAGTGTGCCCATGCCGCCCGAGGGCCAGCCGGACGCCGCGCGCCCGGCGCACGCGCTCTACTGCCTCGCTACATCGCGCATCGCGGAGCGTGATCTCACGGGCGCGCTCGCGGCTTGCCAGCTCGCGCGTGAGGTCGATCCTACGCAGCCCGACTATGCCGCGCTCGCTGTGTGGATCCGCTCGCTCCTCGGCGGCGCGGATCTCCGTGCCCGCGTGGCCGAGCTCGACGCGCTGCTCGAAGCGCGCGACGACCACGCGCAGGCCTTGTTCTACCGGGGTTATCTGCGCCGTCGGATCGGCGACGAGCCGGGCGCGGTGCAGGACCTCCGTCGCGTGCTCGACCTGGATCCGAGCCACCAGGACGCCGCGCGGGAGCTCCACCGGATCGCGATGGGCAAGCCGGCGAAGCGGCCGAGCGGCTTGTACCGGTCGTAG